A DNA window from Setaria viridis chromosome 2, Setaria_viridis_v4.0, whole genome shotgun sequence contains the following coding sequences:
- the LOC117842137 gene encoding uncharacterized protein: MASLFGNGGYVYSSESEGEEEDEGTEGYRKGGYHAARPGDRFAGGRFVAQRKLGWGNFSTVWLAYDTLHSRFVALKIQKSARDYGHAALHEIELLSAVAQGDPTNSKCIVRLLDHFKHVGPNGQHVCLVTEFLGDSLLQLIRYNRNKGIGLSRVKEICRSLLVGLDYLHRELGIIHTDLKPENVLLVSTINPAKDPVRSGFTPILDRPVGSQYGGTVISFSEKMLRMRARRAVARISQRRVSLGGIAAEVEKERNLDGISLKCKIVDFGNACWADQQLAGEIQTRQYRAPEVIIGSGYSYSADMWSFACIAFELATGDLLFAPKNCQGCSEDEDHLALMMETLGKMPRKIASSGTRSKDYFDRHGDLKRIRRLKFWPLDCVLVERYNFTEPDAQGLTDFLRPILDFTPENRPSAAQCLKHPWLS; encoded by the exons ATGGCGTCGCTGTTCGGCAACGGCGGCTACGTCTACTCCTCGGAGtccgagggggaggaggaggacgaggggaCGGAAGGGTACCGGAAAGGCGGGTACCATGCGGCCCGGCCCGGGGACCGCTTCGCCGGCGGGAGGTTCGTCGCGCAGCGGAAGCTCGGCTGGGGCAACTTCTCCACCGTCTGGCTCGCCTACGACACCCTCCACAGC AGATTTGTGGCCCTCAAGATCCAGAAGAGCGCGAGGGATTACGGGCACGCAGCTCTCCACGAAATCGAGCTGCTGTCCGCGGTGGCCCAAGGAGACCCGACGAATTCCAAGTGCATCGTCCGGTTGTTGGACCATTTCAAGCACGTTGGCCCCAACGGGCAGCACGTCTGCCTGGTCACCGAGTTCCTGGGCGACAGCCTACTCCAGCTGATAAGGTACAACCGGAACAAGGGCATTGGGCTGAGCAGAGTGAAGGAAATTTGCCGATCATTGCTGGTCGGCCTTGACTACCTGCACCGTGAGCTCGGCATCATCCACACGGATTTGAAACCAGAGAATGTTCTTCTGGTTTCAACAATTAACCCGGCCAAGGATCCTGTGCGCTCAGGTTTCACCCCAATCCTTGATCGGCCTGTGGGGAGCCAGTATGGCGGGACAGTCATCAGTTTCAGTGAGAAGATGCTAAGAATGAGAGCAAGACGTGCCGTGGCAAGGATTTCACAGAGGCGGGTTTCGCTTGGCGGGATTGCGGCTGAAGTAGAGAAGGAGAGGAACCTTGATGGGATCAGCTTGAAGTGCAAGATTGTCGATTTTGGGAACGCCTGCTGGGCTGATCAGCAGCTTGCTGGTGAAATACAGACAAGGCAGTATAGAGCTCCTGAGGTTATCATCGGTTCTGGGTACTCATATTCTGCTGACATGTGGTCGTTTGCTTGCATAGCCTTTGAGCTTGCCACCGGTGATTTGTTGTTTGCTCCCAAGAATTGCCAgggatgcagtgaagatgag GACCACTTGGCACTGATGATGGAAACTCTTGGAAAGATGCCTCGGAAG ATTGCTAGCTCAGGAACTCGTTCCAAGGATTACTTTGATCGGCATGGTGATTTAAAGAGGATCAGGAGACTGAAGTTCTGGCCCCTGGACTGTGTACTTGTTGAAAGGTACAATTTCACTGAACCTGACGCCCAAGGTTTAACCGACTTTCTTCGGCCGATCCTAGATTTCACACCGGAGAACAGGCCTTCTGCTGCGCAGTGCTTGAAACACCCATGGCTTAGTTGA
- the LOC117843081 gene encoding U-box domain-containing protein 44: MERHRQGSQRQEEGGFGGHEDDRLLSAFVCPITMQVMRDPVVIETGHAYERDAIARWFSECRDLSRAPCCPITMQEVRRADLRPVLALRVAIEEWADRLQSDELRRACQWLTKDATEKEAVRALGCAVRGWSGGRAGRRVVRGEGMIQMVGSMLRSGSSVVRLKALEAIQEFAKETDQDREAVSEGDTIRTIVKFIDCEDCQERELAVSALCDLSKSEVVCGKISELNGAVLILGKVAGSKSDNPTVAEKAEKTLQNLDRCEKNAVQMAENGRLEPLLNLLIEGSPEQQLLMASSLEKIVLSNDLKTLVAQRVGSLFAGAVEKGSLEAKEVAFKVLEHISTNAESAKVLIEENVLLPLFRVLSINHANLLPPRLQEAAAAVLANLVASGIDFGTVPLDGNRTLVSEDIVHSLLHLISNTSPPTQCKLLEFFDTLSSSSRTVLSIVSAIKSSGAITNLVQFVESDHQESRLASLKLIYKVSPHMDREIAQVFRASPTLLGCLVEVAFLNDGNTDEQHAALQILANLPKRDKNLTRELMEQGAFKIVARKVLSICRREAGSDIYDNILVEGLVKVLARITYVLRDEPRCISLAREYNLAALFTSLLRFNGLEEVQLVSAKALMNLSLESKYLTSTLKFDEPEQKSKLALFGRKPPSFQFCRVHSGVCSIRDSFCILEGKTVERLVHCLNHGNKKVVEAALAALCTLLEDEVEIAEGVLVLHRANGIAPIFDILKENPTGSLQHWVTWAVERILRAEEIAKDASTDRSLGSALVHAFQHGDSRTLRIAEAALKHIEKLPIFSQIIDKRPSIRGSSMGSMERFYKFDR; this comes from the exons ATGGAGCGGCACCGCCAAGGATCGCAGCGCCAAGAAGAAG GCGGTTTCGGCGGGCACGAGGACGACAGGCTGCTGTCAGCGTTCGTCTGCCCGATCACCATGCAGGTGATGCGGGACCCGGTGGTGATCGAGACCGGGCACGCCTACGAGCGGGACGCCATCGCCCGGTGGTTCTCCGAGTGCCGCGACCTCAGCAGGGCGCCGTGCTGCCCGATCACGATGCAGGAGGTGCGCAGGGCGGACCTGCGGCCGGTCCTGGCGCTGCGGGTCGCCATCGAGGAGTGGGCGGACAGGCTGCAGAGCGACGAGCTCCGCAGGGCCTGCCAGTGGCTCACGAAGGACGCCACGGAGAAAGAGGCGGTGCGGGCGCTAGGCTGCGCCGTGCGGGGGTGGAGCGGAGGGAGGGCGGGCAGGCGTGTCGTGCGCGGCGAGGGGATGATACAGATGGTCGGTAGCATGCTGAGGAGCGGCAGCTCCGTGGTGCGTCTCAAAGCGCTGGAAGCTATTCAAGAGTTTGCCAAAGAAACTGATCAAGACAGG GAAGCTGTGTCAGAAGGGGACACCATTCGCACAATCGTCAAGTTCATCGATTGTGAAGATTGTCAGGAGAGGGAACTGGCAGTCTCTGCACTGTGCGACCTTTCAAAGTCTGAAGTAGTATGTGGAAAGATAAGCGAATTGAATGGAGCGGTACTTATTTTGGGCAAGGTGGCAGGAAGCAAATCCGACAATCCAACAGTTGCTGAGAAGGCTGAAAAGACACTCCAGAATTTGGACAGATGTGAGAAAAATGCCGTGCAGATGGCCGAAAATGGCAGACTGGAACCTCTACTTAACCTGCTTATTGAAG GTTCTCCAGAACAGCAGCTGCTGATGGCATCATCTCTTGAAAAGATTGTTTTGTCTAATGACCTGAAGACCTTAGTAGCCCAAAGAGTGGGTTCCTTGTTTGCTGGTGCTGTTGAAAAGGGCAGCTTGGAAGCAAAAGAAGTTGCTTTCAAGGTATTAGAGCATATATCCACCAATGCAGAGAGTGCTAAGGTTCTTATAGAGGAAAATGTCCTTCTCCCTCTTTTCCGAGTTCTCTCCATCAATCACGCCAATCTCCTTCCACCAAGGTTGCAAGAGGCTGCAGCCGCAGTTCTAGCTAATCTGGTTGCATCTGGTATTGACTTTGGGACAGTACCACTTGACGGTAATCGTACTCTGGTGTCTGAGGACATTGTCCACAGTCTACTTCATTTGATCAGTAACACTTCACCTCCAACACAGTGCAAGCTTCTTGAATTTTTTGATACACTGAGCAGCTCCTCAAGAACAGTACTATCCATTGTCTCAGCTATAAAATCTTCTGGTGCTATCACCAACTTGGTGCAATTTGTTGAGAGTgatcatcaggaaagccgtcTTGCATCCTTAAAGCTGATATACAAAGTTTCACCCCACATGGATCGCGAGATAGCTCAAGTCTTCCGAGCAAGCCCAACTCTGCTTGGCTGCTTAGTTGAAGTTGCATTCCTAAATGATGGAAACACAGATGAGCAACACGCTGCACTTCAGATTCTGGCAAACCTTCCTAAAAGGGACAAGAACCTCACCAGAGAGCTAATGGAGCAAGGTGCTTTCAAGATAGTTGCTCGTAAGGTGTTAAGCATTTGTCGGAGGGAGGCTGGAAGTGACATTTATGATAACATACTGGTTGAGGGCCTTGTTAAAGTCCTGGCAAGAATAACATATGTTTTGCGGGACGAACCCCGATGCATTTCCCTTGCTCGTGAGTATAACCTTGCTGCCTTGTTCACCAGCTTGCTTCGGTTTAATGGTCTGGAGGAGGTACAGTTGGTCTCTGCAAAGGCATTAATGAATCTCTCGTTAGAATCCAAATATCTGACTAGCACACTGAAATTTGATGAACCTGAACAGAAGTCTAAGCTTGCATTGTTTGGGAGGAAACCACCAAGTTTTCAGTTTTGTCGTGTTCATTCTGGAGTTTGTTCAATTAGGGACAGCTTCTGTATCCTAGAAGGCAAAACTGTGGAGCGGCTGGTTCATTGTTTAAATCATGGTAACAAGAAAGTAGTTGAAGCTGCTTTGGCAGCTCTTTGCACCCTACTCGAGGATGAAGTGGAGATTGCGGAAGGTGTTTTGGTGCTCCATAGGGCTAATGGAATTGCACCTATATTTGACATCTTGAAGGAGAATCCGACAGGCAGTCTTCAGCACTGGGTGACATGGGCTGTGGAGAGGATACTGCGTGCAGAGGAGATTGCTAAAGATGCTTCAACTGACCGCAGTTTAGGATCGGCACTTGTTCATGCTTTCCAACATGGAGATTCCAGAACACTGCGTATTGCAGAGGCAGCATTGAAGCATATTGAAAAGCTGCCAATTTTTTCCCAAATAATTGATAAGCGTCCATCGATACGAGGTTCATCCATGGGAAGCATGGAACGCTTTTACAAGTTTGACCGCTAG
- the LOC117844370 gene encoding putative F-box protein At5g55150 → MAAAQPQQGTPMAKSTPDWSTGLPPELRKVIGKCLASGTDAASFRSVCTPWRDAVPFAAFAPLLLLPFGPDWGAVTLYSVAEDKTLSLPLPPEARGKVPCGSSCGWLALMDEAASVTLLNPFTGALVELPPADENIAAASTMQTMLVSKKGGRWVLHPEDDNASSIALDEMRQFFFNEIVLSAPPDADGRGCVAMAVLAGSTEVAFCRVGVDTAWTLLQTNLECTVGSVVYCQGRFLAIDSTGEISMFSDIANTVTPTATPMPSLSPPEDLSNRSYLEWNGELYVVGAMLDLFRWGLKFDYRVVVCRCSNLLDPTPAWSRVKDAGDLTLFVSTHFRHSFGGTSVSRFKRNSVYFSDPPYGDQDYLGHSLEIANIATGKSEVTKPFHPKVQGFEALGWIRPNLWRGRRYVKL, encoded by the coding sequence atggcggcggctcAGCCTCAGCAGGGGACTCCGATGGCGAAATCCACGCCGGACTGGAGCACCGGCCTCCCACCGGAGCTCCGCAAGGTCATCGGGAAGTGCCTCGCCTCCGGCACCGACGCGGCGTCGTTCCGGTCCGTGTGCACGCCGTGGCGCGACGCCGTGCCGTTcgcggccttcgcgccgctcctgcTGCTCCCGTTTGGCCCGGACTGGGGGGCCGTCACGCTCTACAGCGTCGCCGAGGACAAGACGCTCTCCCTGCCGCTCCCGCCGGAGGCGCGCGGCAAGGTGCCCTGCGGCTCGTCGTGCGGGTGGCTGGCGCTCATGGACGAGGCCGCCTCCGTCACGCTGCTCAACCCCTTCACCGGCGCCCTCGTCGAGCTCCCTCCCGCCGACGAAAACATTGCGGCCGCCTCCACGATGCAGACGATGCTCGTGTCCAAGAAGGGCGGCCGGTGGGTGCTCCACCCCGAGGACGACAATGCCAGCTCCATCGCGCTAGACGAGATGAGGCAATTTTTCTTCAACGAGATCGTGCTCTCCGCGCCGCCTGACGCCGACGGCCGAGGCTGCGTGGCCATGGCGGTGCTCGCGGGCTCCACGGAGGTCGCCTTCTGCAGGGTCGGGGTCGACACCGCCTGGACGCTGCTGCAGACCAACCTGGAATGCACCGTGGGCTCCGTCGTCTACTGCCAAGGGAGGTTCTTGGCGATCGACAGCACCGGTGAGATCTCCATGTTCAGCGACATCGCTAACACTGTAACTCCAACGGCGACGCCGATGCCGTCGCTGTCGCCACCTGAGGATCTCAGCAACCGCAGCTACCTGGAATGGAACGGCGAGCTATACGTGGTCGGAGCCATGCTGGATCTGTTCCGCTGGGGACTGAAATTCGACTACCGCGTCGTAGTCTGCAGGTGCAGCAACCTCCTGGACCCGACGCCGGCATGGTCCAGGGTGAAGGACGCCGGCGATCTGACACTGTTCGTGTCGACCCATTTCCGTCACAGCTTCGGTGGAACAAGCGTCTCCAGGTTCAAGAGGAACAGCGTCTACTTCTCGGACCCTCCGTATGGTGATCAAGATTACTTGGGCCATTCTTTGGAGATCGCAAACATTGCCACCGGCAAATCGGAAGTGACGAAGCCTTTCCACCCCAAGGTGCAAGGTTTCGAAGCTCTGGGTTGGATCCGGCCAAATCTCTGGAGGGGAAGAAGGTATGTGAAATTGTGA